From Lewinellaceae bacterium:
CGCCAATGAAAAATTTCGAAAGCTGTTGCCCAATGATTAATAAAAACTATTAATGGCCAACCTAGACCAACCCTTCCACGACCTTCAGGCCCTTGCCCAACGGGTCGTCAGGGGCGACAACTTCGATGTCGACCTGGAAATCTTCGCACAATTCGCCGCGGAGTTGCGCCTTTGGGTACTCGACAATTTTGACGGTTACCGCATCCGGCAACTGGCGGAAAACATTCCGGAAATCGAGTACAACCAAAAGCGCGGCGGCCTGTGGTCGGCACTGGGCGCCAGTGGCATACGGATGTACAAAAAGCACCAGGAAAGAGAAAGGATCAGGGAACAGGTGCAGGAAATTGCCCGGCGTTTTGACGCCGTTCACCGGCTGGCAATCGAAGAGGAAGATGGCATCGTATAATACCCATCCGAACATCACCGGCTGGCGCGGGTTTTTATTAATAGAACAGATAGCCGGCACAAAGCCGCAAGATGCGGTATCGCGTTTTCAAACTCTACCTTCAATCGGCATATATGGCACAGCAAAATCGCAATGAACCTTCTGACAACGGAAGAAAACCCACAGGCCCCGGCAATGGCGGAAACTTCACCTCCAACTCCTGGATACTTTACATCCTGTTTGCCCTCCTGCTGGCTCAGGCTTTTTTTTATTTCAACAGCAGCGAAGCGGAACAGATCTCCTGGACCGAATTCCGGCAGGACATACTGCCCAACCAGGACGTGGCCAAGATAACGGTGGTCAATAAAGAGACCGCCGAAGTGTACATCAAAAAGGAAAAGCTGGGGCAAGGCCGGTACAGCAAGATCGACTCCACCCAGGCAGGCCCTCATTATACCCTCAATATCGGCTCCATCGAAACGTTCGAAAAGAGCCTGGAAGAAGCCCAGCAGGGCGTTCCTCCGGAAAAGCGGATCGACATCAATTACGTCACCCGCACCAACTGGTGGGGCAACATTTTATCCTGGGTATTGCCTTTTGCCATCATCATCGGCATCTGGGTATTCATCCTCCGGCGCATTCGCTCCGGCGGAGGAGGGGTAGGCGGTGGCGGCAATATTTTTGACATGGGCAAATCCAAGGCCAAGCTCTTTGAAAAGGGGCAGAGCGACGCCACCTTCGACGACGTGGCCGGCCTGGAGGAAGTCAAAGTGGAAGTCAAAGAAGTGGTCGACTTTCTGAAAAACCCTTCCCGCTATACCCGCCTGGGGGCTAAGATCCCCAAGGGCGTACTGCTCATCGGCCCTCCGGGCACCGGCAAGACCCTGTTGGCCCGGGCGGTAGCCGGCGAGGCGGGCGTGCCCTTTTACTCCATTTCCGGCTCTGAATTCGTAGAGATGTTTGTCGGGGTCGGCGCCTCGCGGGTGCGCGACCTGTTCACCAAGGCGAAAAAAAATTCCCCGAGCATCATCTTCATCGACGAGATCGACGCCGTAGGCCGGTCGCGGGGAAAGGCCGTTTCCCTTCAGTCGAACGACGAACGGGAAAACACGCTCAACCAAATCCTTACAGAGATGGACGGCTTCGGCACCAACACCGGCGTCATCGTATTGGCGGCTACCAACCGGGGCGACGTGCTCGACCGCGCCTTGCTGCGCCCCGGCCGCTTCGACCGGCAGATTTACCTGGAATTGCCGACCAAAAAAGAACGGCTGGCCATCTTCAAAGTGCATACCAAACCGCTTAAGCTGTCGGAAGAGATCGACCTGGACACCATTGCCAGCCAGACACCCGGTTTTTCCGGCGCGGACATCGCCAATGTCTGCAACGAAGCGGCCCTCATCGCCGCCCGCCGCAACAAAGACGCGGTCGGCATGGCCGACTTCTACGACGCTACCGACCGCGTCATCGGCGGGCTGGAAAAGAAAAGCAAGATCATCTCCGTGAAAGAGAAAAAGATCATCGCCTACCACGAGGCCGGCCACGCTACGGTCAGCTGGTATCTGGAACACGCCGACAGCCTGCTGAAGGTGTCCATCGTGCCGCGGGGCCGCTCTCTGGGCGCTGCCTGGTACCTGCCCCAGGAAAATGTGATCTACAATAAGGACCAATTGGTCGACCGCCTCTGCGCCGCCCTGGGCGGGCGCGCTTCCGAGGAAGTCGTCTTCGGCAAAGTGTCCTCCGGAGCGCTGGACGACCTGGAAAAGGTCACCAAACAGGCCTACACCATGGTGGCTTACTACGGCCTGAACGAAAAGCTGGGCAACATCAGCTATTACGACAGCTCCGGCCAGTACGAGCAATCCTTCCAGAAGCCCTACAGCGAGGCTACCGCCCAACTGATCGACCAGGAGGTGCACGAGTTGGTGGAAAAGGCCTACGTCCGGACGAAAAAGGTGTTGCAGGAACATCGTAAGGAGCTGGAAAAACTAGCGCTGCTATTACTCGAAAAGGAGGTCGTTTTTAAGAAGGACCTGGTGGAGGTTTTTGGGGAACGGCCGTATGGGGTGGAAGAGAGTGAGGTTGTTGACAAAGAGGAAGGGGAATAGCCAGCAGTAAACAAAGTTTGACCAAGAATCCGGTTAGGAAGAAAGTAGTTCAACTAAAGAGAACAGAAGTATTTTTCGCCGATTTTTCTGGGAAATACTCCACTCCTGTATTGTTCCCTTGACTTAACCTCAAGCCAAAAGCCCTTCGCCAGGAGACTGGCGAAGGGCACGGTTAAACTCTGCCTCTTCAGGAAAGCAG
This genomic window contains:
- a CDS encoding ATP-dependent metallopeptidase FtsH/Yme1/Tma family protein; translated protein: MAQQNRNEPSDNGRKPTGPGNGGNFTSNSWILYILFALLLAQAFFYFNSSEAEQISWTEFRQDILPNQDVAKITVVNKETAEVYIKKEKLGQGRYSKIDSTQAGPHYTLNIGSIETFEKSLEEAQQGVPPEKRIDINYVTRTNWWGNILSWVLPFAIIIGIWVFILRRIRSGGGGVGGGGNIFDMGKSKAKLFEKGQSDATFDDVAGLEEVKVEVKEVVDFLKNPSRYTRLGAKIPKGVLLIGPPGTGKTLLARAVAGEAGVPFYSISGSEFVEMFVGVGASRVRDLFTKAKKNSPSIIFIDEIDAVGRSRGKAVSLQSNDERENTLNQILTEMDGFGTNTGVIVLAATNRGDVLDRALLRPGRFDRQIYLELPTKKERLAIFKVHTKPLKLSEEIDLDTIASQTPGFSGADIANVCNEAALIAARRNKDAVGMADFYDATDRVIGGLEKKSKIISVKEKKIIAYHEAGHATVSWYLEHADSLLKVSIVPRGRSLGAAWYLPQENVIYNKDQLVDRLCAALGGRASEEVVFGKVSSGALDDLEKVTKQAYTMVAYYGLNEKLGNISYYDSSGQYEQSFQKPYSEATAQLIDQEVHELVEKAYVRTKKVLQEHRKELEKLALLLLEKEVVFKKDLVEVFGERPYGVEESEVVDKEEGE